In Papaver somniferum cultivar HN1 unplaced genomic scaffold, ASM357369v1 unplaced-scaffold_114, whole genome shotgun sequence, a genomic segment contains:
- the LOC113328836 gene encoding nucleolin-like, with the protein MSRRALEDCHGTSEEDANYMEWYQEYAHPYAENLDPEVQRHFKNAEKESSKSKESMNEEHDWEKMVVERINWGSQGHHPYPPPHREQVQSKQGKGARGGRGEKGGRGEKGGRGGTSEKGGRAGTSARGGRGGGKKIPIQGGSGRCKNLEL; encoded by the exons ATGAGTAGAAGAGCGCTTGAAGATTGTCATGGGACTTCCGAAGAAGATGCGAATTACATGGAATGGTATCAAGAGTATGCTCATCCTTATGCGGAAAATTTGGATCCGGAGGTGCAGAGACATTTCAAGAATGCAGAAAAAGAGAGTTCAAAATCAAAGGAATCAATGAATGAAGAACATgattgggagaagatggtg GTCGAACGAATTAATTGGGGTAGTCAAGGACATCACCC ATACCCCCCCCCCCACCGTGAGCAAGTTCAATCTAAGCAAGGAAAAGGCGCTCGAGGTGGTAGAGGTGAAAAAGGTGGTCGTGGTGAAAAAGGTGGTCGTGGTGGAACAAGTGAAAAAGGTGGCCGTGCtggaacaagtgctcgaggtggacgtggtggaggtaaaaagaTTCCAATTCAAGGTGGCAGCGGTCGATGTAAAAATCTAGAGTTGTAG